The Hippoglossus hippoglossus isolate fHipHip1 chromosome 4, fHipHip1.pri, whole genome shotgun sequence DNA window TTTAGAAACAACCTAGATCTGCCACTGCTCAGGGAAGCTGACAAGATTCTGTGTTTAGAGATGACAACGAGAACTTTCTCCAACTTTTACTGCTCCCCTTTTTCCAGTTAACGCTCAGGACAACGAAGATCACATCCCTCTTCACTTCTGCGCTCGTTTTGGTCACCACGAGATTGTGAGCTTCCTTCTGCAGGGCAACATCGATGTGCAGCCTCACTCTGTCAACATCTACGGGGACACGCCATTACACCTGTAAGTGGTTTCACAGTGTTTGTAGCCTCCTGTCAGGTTTTAGTCGATGATACAGACGTTCATCAACTAAAACGTTCGTATGTTCTGTTTCATCAGGGCATGCTACAATGGCAAGTTTGCAGCGGTGAAGGAGATTATACAACATTCTGGAACAGAAAGTCTTTCAAAGGAGAACATATTCAGTGAGACGGTACTTCACAGGTATCGTGCGGctttctatctttatttatagtctgcaaaaaatattcattcataTACTGTACAGAGACAAATTATATGTCACATGACAACAATTTCACATTATGAGCGTCACCCTCAAAGGAGACATATTACGCTTTTTCAgtcattatttccttttttgtgttATATAGTTCCACAGTAaagggggccttaaagagacaggagcaaAAACCATTCgcttcagacagaggctgaaaagaggttTTGCAGTTTGAGTTTTTTAAGTGtcgtgttttctgaacattagagcgtgtggacattttcaagcaataacacaaattaaGATTATGATGCTGACCATTtgcataatatgtctcctttaattaaaacacattgttcGTGCTGAGGAGGTGATAATGAGTAAATCCTCTGTGACAGTGCGTGCACCTACGGTAAAGACCTGGAAATGATCAAGTTCTTGCTGAGTCAGAACGCTATGAGTATCAACCATCAGGGCCGAGACGGACACACAGGTGACCTTTCTACCGTAACGTCTCTGTTTACGTGTGCAGCCAAGTTAAGAGCAAAACCAGCACTGAGTCTCATTGttactgtgtgtgatgtgacaCGTTCAGCCCTGCACAGCGCCTGTTTCCACGGCCATATCCGCCTGGTACAGTTCCTGTTGGACAGCGGCGCAGACATGAACCTGGTGGCCTGTGACCCGAGCAGGTCCAGCGGGGAGAAGGACGAGCAGACCTGCCTGATGTGGGCGTATGAAAAAGGTTTCTTTGGACGCTGATgaatttagctgttaaaaaaagaaagtattaCCACTGACTTTGTGCTTCCCAGGTCACGATGCCATCGTCACCTTACTGAAACACTACACACGTCCTGATGACTCCCCCTGCAATGAGTATTCCCAACCAGGAGGGGGTACGTCACCCTTCTTAAAGTTattaaatggaataaaatcaCGTAAGTCTGCTCATTAACCTGAATGTGTCGACTCTCTTCCAGATGGGTCCTACGTTTCTGTTCCGTCTCCGCTGGGAAAGATCAAGAGCATGACCAAAGGTAGTGAGACGGAGCGAAGCACAACAGATTCTCCCCACACTTCACATCCCTGTCAGCTGACATGACAGCACACACTGTCTGCTGCCAAGGGAAAGGGTCTTCTCAGCTGCTGATGATATTCTTACCAGTGAAATCTGGGATGTGTGAACTGTAAATCTGTTTCCATCTGTGTGATATTCATGTGTAATATCAAATATGTCCTTCTCCCTCAAATATGTAGAGCATCCTTGGGTCCCTTGAAAGGAGCTATCAAAATtgaagttattgttattattaatatctcATAATGTCATCAACTGATCTGACTTTAATGAATCCCCAGTTTGAATCctctaaacaaaaacataagggttaaaaaacatttttggcctcaaaaggaaaatatattggtaactgaaactgaaacatctGTCTAGTTTAAAACATTAACTGCTATACCATGTCATGTCATACTGCACCGTACCAAATTGCACCATGCCATAATAAACCATGCCATGCCATGCCatgcaaagaaaagacaaagtaaaCCATGCCATGCCAAGCTATCCCATACCATATTATCTGACCCAAACATTTACCgtgcttttaaaataattcacCACATATAAAATATTCTGATTATTATAGTGCAGATTTATCTGAAGAGGGTCTCTGAGTTAAAAACTGGTTGAATTTTCTGTGGGCTCACTACTCAGTTTAATCATAGACTGTCAATAAAGTCTCTAGTAGTATATATACAGATACAGTCTATGGGCTAAATGTTTCATTAAACCCTGTTCTTTGTTTCCAGAGAAAGCAGAGGTTCTGCTGCTCAGAGCCAGTCTTCCATCTCACTTCCACCTGCAGCTGTCTGAGCTGGAGTTTAAGGAAATTATCGGATCAGGTAACTCTCTTCATAGCTTATCTGTTTTCAATTCAGCATACGTAGAGCTGACAGTGATATTGATAATCACATCTGTTTATCTCTCAGGCTCCTTCGGGAGAGTCTACAGAGGCAAATGTCGAAACAAAATTGTGGCCATAAAACGGTACTCGTccgcatcacacacacagataaagttGCCATTTGGCCTTTCCTGTTAGAACAGGCTGattcttccctctcctctgtagCTATCGAGCCAACACGTGCTGCTCCAAGTCAGACGTGgacatgttctgcagagagGTCTCCATCCTCTGTCGCCTCAACCACCCCTGTATCATCCATTTTGTGGGGGCGTGTCTGGACGACCCCAGCCAGTTCGCCATCGTCACTCAGTACATCTCTGGAGGCTCGCTGTTCTCCCTGCTGCACGAGCAGAAGAGGTGAGGAGGTGTGCATGGCCCACTGGAGCTCACAGTATAGTGTAGTATTGCAGTGTGCGTAGTATATCAAGTATATATAATGTCTTCATCCAgtactctgacacacacaagctactaatctttattcttattcttattaccATTTTGAGATGTTACTATTTGTGGATGTGCTGACTGCCTTAAAGCTGACAtctttgtgtcattgtgttttcttttctattctattcccTTGTTTTCTATTCTTTTCCATTATTTGTAAACATGCAAACCTGTTTGCCCCCAATTCCCCCAATGGGATTAAATAAAGAATGATCTTTTCTTATCTTGATTCTTAAActttcacacacatatatataataagaaAAAGAGTAAAACTTTGCATGATTAAAATAATGGCAGGTTAACAACAGATCTACACTGAATGACCAGGAGAATATAAATCGCATTCTTCAATAATTCAAAGGAAATTGTGATGGAcatttcttgtctttgttttcttatattttatgATTAAGTGAAAATAATGGTTAGTTCCCCCctataataaatgtttaatatgatatataatgAGTATTTATAATCTTTGTCAAACATTTAATGTAGATTTGTTGCTCACACTTTAGCAGAATGAAGTTAATTAATATCTGTGGTCTGTCTTTAACAGTGTGGTCTGGTCTTGTATTGAATTTTACTGCTTCACCATAATAACACGCAAAGTAATAGGAACACGTTTCAGCCTCAGGTCCATAGAACTGACTCAACAACGCAACTCACATTATCTGAATGTTCATATTTGCAGGGTctttgtattatttagcttttttaaaatctaaaatgtgtttttattaaactcCTGTCAAATCTAGTGAAGAAAGCTTCCAAAATTTggttcctcacacacacaggacagggACTAAATCCTGATGCTGAGATTAAAAATATGTCAAACTACCCTGAGGAGTCACAGAACAAGTTTACTCAACAGAACTAACTGGCTGTTTCAGGTCTGATTATCCTCCTTAGATGCACCTCACCCCCCTCACCACCCCCCCAGCCGGGGATGATCATTGATCCAGATGAAGTGTTCCGCTAACTGTGGGGACAGGTGCTGTCTTTATTGACTGTCCTATTGATCCGTGTAAAGTGCTGCGTGTGATTGGCGGGGGCTATTGATCCGGCACTAAGTGGCTGCTGCTTTAATGATGTGTCAATGCACAGGCTCATCGACCTGCAGTCCAAGCTCATCATTGCCATCGACGTGGCCAAGGGCATGGAGTACCTGCACAACCTCACCCAGCCCATCATTCACCGGGACCTCAACAGGTGGGGGCCACAGTAATAACATGTGTGGTGGGATGGTGTAGTTAGTCCTAAATAAGGGTTTGTTGTTGCAAATAATACATGTGTTCCTTCCAGCCACAATATACTGCTTTATGAGGATGGACATGCGGTTGTGGCGGACTTCGGAGGTGAGGTGATGTGTGAGCAGCATCGAATGAATGGATTAACCGTTTAATACGTCCGCCTTCAGAGGCTCTTTAACTTGTTTCTGTCTGCTGGTGGGGAAATGTCACTGATGAAACTGTGCCCTTTGAAAGGAGAAATAACATTCGTAGAAAATTGATCGAGGTAAATCGACTTAATTACACGTGCAATCGACTGAAGCTCAGTTTTATTGTCTCAGGAGTTTTGCGGCTACTACCTCACATGGTCTGCTTTGACCAGCAGCTCACGGTGGCTAACATacaatctgtaaataaagatggatgacgtgtctccacttcctcccgagtctgcacagtagtgatcaggggatggagccgctgTATAGAggtctgcagccagccaccggggggcaatcaagacgctttggcttcacttttgggagcagtcatgtcgtccatctttatatacagtctatggtggcTTATTTGAGCAAACGTTCAATAGATATTGTGCATAGTTGACATTACTGAGTCAGTTTACTGACTTTATGACTTGTGCTgctgttacattacattttcatattcacCACAGGAGTCACTTGCGCCTACATTGGTCGCTATTCAACAACATGTATTTgctttaatgcatttttaagcTATTCACCCATAGAGTTTACAAAGAGTTAGACTGATTAAGATGAACATTATTCTATTTacttctttatatatatttatatgtttatttacactttaaTCTAATAGGGTTGGGCTGATAATTagcattattatattaatactACAATAACACATACAATAACATACCGTACAATAATAACTCTATTTTAAAGTCTAAATTCATGACAGCAGACACATTTCTCatgcattaaatatgaaatagcACCAATTATCTTagcatttcattgttttcttaATATGATATATTATGAAAAAGTGTCATAGTGATATCTACCATCCATCTCTACACTCAGGAGAAAAGCTTTTAGTGGGCAGCCATGTGTCTGTTGGTTTCACTTCAGTGAGGTCTTTGTAACGCTGGCAGTCAGGAGTGTTCACTCactggctctgctgataaaaacacatcttaacaaCATACCTGCCAATAAATGTGTGTTCTTTAAATCActgtatgtctctctcttcatctgcaGAATCCAGATTCCTACAATCTGTAAAAGAGGATAATATGACCAAGCAGCCGGGGGTCAGAGCTGTcaccttcttttgtttttgttttattaccaATGTGACAGCATGCAAAACAAAAGCCATTTGAAAAgagtttgtttcctctctttggCCAAATACTCTCACACCATCTGCAGAATTCATGGGAGGATGAGgcgcttttctttttctctgtttttctgctggAGCTCAAGCCAAATCTTCTGCTGGCACCTGTCATCAATTACCCacctgctaaaaaaaaaactgcctttACGCAGATTCTGTCTCAATGTGCTGACTCATCACTGCACAGAGTGCTTGGCCTGCAGTTTGATGTTAAGTGTGTTGCATCTCCCGGGAGCTGCCTGTTGTGAGGAACTACTTGCCCTTGCTGGGATGCAGTGTTTATGTCAGTAATTGgggctcattgtgtgtgtgtgtgtgtgtgtgtgtgtgtgtgtgtgtgtgtgtgtgtgtgtgtgtgtgtgtgtgtgtgtgtgtgtgtgtgtgaaggtctGACTCAGTATCTTAAAAttaaatctcacaatgttattCTCTTTTAAACCTAgtccagaaataaaaatgattaccATGACAAAATAGATTTCACTTTAATTTATTGTCTAattgcctttgtgtgtttgtgtgcgtgcatgcgtgtttATGATGGTCTGACTTaatatctttaaattaaatcttaTTCTCTTTTAAACCCAGTCTGTAAATCAAAATTATTGTCATGACAATACAGATTTCACTTTAATTTAATGTCTCattgcctttgtgtgtgtgtgtgtgtgtgcacgtgtgtgtgcagaacCTGCGATGGATGGCTCCAGAGGTGTTCACCCAGTGTACTCGCTACTCAGTGAAGGCGGACATGTTCAGCTACGCCCTCTGTCTGTGGGAGCTGCTCACTGGAGAAATTCCCTTTGCCCACTTGAAACCTGGTAATTTTTATGGCAAGAGGGACATGGGGAGGGCTACACAAGACAttcttgttttcaaacaaacctTTAAAATTACAAAGGTTTGTCAGAAAGATATAGTTGCATGACAATTTTGAGACTGATGGGAATAATGTTAGTTTTGCAatttttttgttcagttttgtcCTGATGGTGAGTTTACACTTAAAGTTCAGGGATCTATAACCCACCAGGGGGAAGTGTGGGTAAGCTTCCagatttcatggcaatccagGACCAGTTGAGGCATTTTGCTCAGAACAATGAATTTAAGAGGGAAGGTCAGAGCTACAGATCAGGATACGATCTTCTGTGGAGCAGGTTATATCTGAACAATACTTAAAGGCAATACATTTTCATATGGGTTAAGATATTTGATTGTTGACCAAAGTGGCTGCACCGGCTGTCAATACGTCCCTGGAGCTAAcgcaaatataaaatattaactaACGCGGCACAAAAGGCTATCAGACAACATTCAATCGTTTTAAAGCTATATTTAAAGTGTTCTGCTGCCCTcagccgccgcagcagcagacATGGCCTACCATCACATCCGCCCTCCCATTGGCTACTCCATCCCCAAACCCATCTCTGCTCTTCTGATGAGAGGCTGGAACGCAAGCCCAGAGGTAAACAACCCCTCAAACATTTATCACAGCAACTTGGTCTTCATTACTAATATGTACACAACAGCTTATACATTTGTACATAATATAGTTTCTATCCACAGTGTACTTCACAATGCAATTTATGCAGAACCAAATATGGCTTCTTAGTTTCAAGCTGTAAAATAACCCTGCAGTGATATAACCTTCCGTGTCATTAACTGTCTTGACGTACTGCAGCTCTGAGAAGCAAAGATGCTGAGTCAGcttgtctgtgcagcagtgacatGGGACTGCTGTATCCCCACATGATACATTCACGAAACGCCTGCTCATAGTTAAGTGCACGTGTGACCTCGATGGTCCTACCTCGACGCTGTGATGTTCATAATCAGCcaggcatgttttttttcttcttggcCTCATTAAGACTCGATATTACGAGGCCCAGCATGTTGGCACATTTCTCCCTCTGAGGTCCGTCTCCGTCCTGTTTGCCACTTAACGCTGACAACCTGTCGCCCGTTGGTGGACACGTCTTCCCCCAGGCGTCCGCTCGCCCCCTGTCACAGAGCGTGATTGGGATTTAAGGCCATCAGAAGGTTGCACGCGCAGACAGCTCTCATGGGGCTTCACCTGTACAGTTACCATGGGGgttagaaatgtgtttgttaaagcCTGAGAAACAGAATGCCGAGGTACACGCATGTTTAACTCTGCTGCTTTCAGGTGAACACTTGTTTCTGTCACATCCATTTAAGTTGAAATTGCAATAAACATGATCATGTGAActttcaaaactaaaacagagTTTTTATGGGGGGAGCGTAAAATCAACACGAGAGAACTTTAAAAGCTTTTTGCATTAagttgttttcatatttcatgttttcctcatATTGCTTTTTCCAGGATGCAGATAGACGAGCTGCTGTGTGGGGATGTGATGTATAATTGAAGAGCTCTGGGCTGGAGACAGCGTTTGTTCTTTTACAGTGAGGCAGGAGATCTGAGGGCTGCTTTTGAAGCAGAGTTCACCTTTGCTTCATGTGTGGGTGGACTAAAATGAGCCGAATACACAGGAAAGTGAGAATACACCTGTGTGCGTGTCTGATTTGGGTCAAACCTCTTTCATCTGATTTTACAAACAAATGACCAGGTTTGCCCTCAGGAACTCACCGACAGTTTTCTCCTGAGCCTCTGTTGAATGGCGGAATTATTTGAGTTATAATGCCTTTATAGAATAATCACTGGCTATAATTCATAACCTGCAGAGGCTTTGGTTTATGATGTTCTATTTTATCAGTgatattactttttatttctccatcagTGCTCTGTtactgtgtgatcttcaaatagcttttgttttgtgttgtttgccttcaatgtaaaaaaatttTTAActtgtgaagcaccttgtaactgtgttttgaaagtgtATTAATATTAGTTCTCTTTCAGTTCCACAGTTTCTTGCATAAGTATGACattatatatgaaatatgaatgagTTCAATAATATGAGATAATCTACACACAATGTATGCCCATCTTTTTCTTGAAAATGTACTTCTGTTACAGTATTTGTCTATTTCTttgggcatgtgtgtgttttttgtctaGTTTTAATTTTACAAGACAATGGTGATATATACAtgctttttaattcttttaGCTGGTGCATGTATGAGAATCATTACTGATGGTTCTCATATACAACAATTTCATGTgacaaaaatcaataaatagttGATcgcaaacacattttctgcttcaGGACAGGCCTGAGTTCCCTGAGGTGGTCTCCAGTCTGGAGGAATGCTTGTGCAACGTTGAGGTAAATAGTATCACACTAATTCCTAAATGtcagccccacacacacaacatacatgcTGCACAATGACATTATCCAcgtctgtgcgtgtgtttgtgtcacagctGATGTCTCCAGCCTCCAGTAACAGCAGCGGCTCCCtgtcgccctcctcctcctctgactgtcTGTTGGGGCGAGGAGGACCAGGCCGCGGCCACGTGGCCGCCCTTCGCTCTCGCTTTGAGCTCGAGTACGCCCTCAACACCCGCGCCTATGCCTGCTGGGCTCAGAGGTAAGAGAAATGAAGAGCGTCCTCAGACAGATGGAGGTCGAGAAGACGAGGGTCAAACTGCACAACGTCCACATGCACCCAGTAATCAGCTACTGGTCATAGCGACCTCTGGGTGAGGTTTTAGCCAAGCTATGATCCCCTTCTGCTGAGTCAATGTTTTAATAACttgacaaaatgttttatgatgttggggaaaaaatgtaaatgttctcTTAATTGAAACAGTTAAATAACAGCTTTAACTAATAAGGACACTTTAGTaaatgcacacatacagtataaatacataatttccTTATATATAGTCAATATACATATAGAGCACAAGCACTGTAGTTAATGTCATACAGCATTTACATGCCCCTGTATCTTAAAGGATATTTCTCTATagtactcaccactatgccgatggaggggtggctgAAGTGttggagtttcagggggaaacagtgttgcagccaaatccaactGAAGTAACTTGGGACtgattcttcagacgtaaaaaaaacaacagaaataaacataatatgcctccatactgctcctgtggtgtcatccaagtgccTGTAAGCCACGACATTCAAATTGGACTCGAAAAagcttcatttacaccatgtttttagcctaaatgtcctctgacatCTTCCTCCTAGATACTGCTGCAGTTACTGCAGCTATCAAATACTTtgtcttctgtcattttatcaTTGTGACTGTGAGACTAAATATATCgatatttttttatagttaTGGTATAGAAGCAATAAATGAACCTATaaatctgatgtttttgttCACCAGGCGAAATTCAATGAAATGTGTCTAGATTCAAACTTTTCTGACATGAATTCCACAAACATCATGTCTGGGCTTGTACTAACCACATCCTGTAGACCAGTTACTGTCCCAGTGAGGAGGAGTTGCTCAGattccaaacaggaaacaaaggaaAGACACTGCAATAAAACATGCATGGCATTCTGAGCGAGGAGGAAGGCTTATATTGGACGCCTGGCTttgagctttgtgtgtgtgtgtgtgtgtgtgtgtgtgtgtgtgtgtgtgtgtgtgtgtgtggactcgGAGCCTAGTAACAGTCACTCTGAGTCCTGTAACAGGAGGTGGGCTTATTGTGTTGTGGCTGTGTCAGTAATTTCCTGCCCGCTTCATTAAATCTTCAGGCCTCTCCTGGTTCTTGCACTCGACTCTTGGCACAAATGCTAATTCAACCACATAAAAATCCAACACCCACAATCTACACGCTGTCAAAGCTGCTATAAATGTTGTACAAAGCTCTCCCGCAGGGAAAGTGAGAGCAGCCTGGTATTGGTGTAGGTAGGTCGGACATTACATATTGAATTTCCCCTGCTTGTATCCAGCTCCATCTCACCTGTCTCCCTCCATGTAAACAAAGCGGTATGTATATAGAGTGTCAGAGCTGGGGttgatttctatttattttattttcagtgagCAGCGGCGAGCATCTGGAGGCCTCTCACTGGAGGAGATGCGACGGAATATGCAGTTTCCTCCCATTGATCgaaatggtgtgtgtgcagtccTACATGTACTATAGTGACAGTAATAGTTTTTATATCATTGAATCAATTCCGATTCAAATTAGGATAGGCAAGTAAATTAAGACTTCAGATTTGCTTTTAAAACCTTTCCTTAAATATGTCCCTCCTTTATTTCTAACTAGTGTTATTGCTAATTTGATCCtatattaaatatacattttttttaatgtaattgtcTTGTTAAATTCAGCTTTTTGCAATTAATAGTAATTTAAAGGACGAGGCTGATGCTATTCTGTTTTATTCCTATTGTAAACAAATCCTAGTCTGTCAACACGTTTTTCTACCCTTTGTGTGGCACTCTGCCCCAAGCTCACACCTTtctaataaaatacataaaatattcatttaCATCTATTCCTAAATGGACTCAGTAATTTCCTAAAGCAGCTGGACACAGTGCTTTTAGAAAATGCTACTTAAACAGAAGGATATTTTTTcgggactattttcagcagtGGATTAATACAGATATGGTCCACATTGAGTTTTAATGGCAAACACACTGTGTATGTATCAACCCAAAATAAACCAGTGTCTACATTCAtagaaattattaaatatttcaccTAACGGGACAGTGTGGCTCACTGATGCATTTTCAATAGTTTggacgataataataataatacacagaaAATCCTTGTTAGTAggttaatttaaataaagttttattatttataaatatgataaattgattgttttttaaggTTTCATGAGATTTGTTGGCAGAAGGAGATAATACAGAAGATCACCAGCTTTATCTCTAAAATGTAAATAGTTCTAAGTGTGTTTTTTGCCAGCCTTGTTATCCCACAGATGAAACTGTACCTTAACACTGTCTCACggtgtcactgctgctgtttttcaggGTATGTGTCCGACCCCATGAGCACCATGAGATTCTGCTCGTCCtacagcagcagcggcagcttCGAGGACAGCAACTGACACCCAGCGCTCTGTGTGATGGCCATATTGATTTAGACCATCAATATGTTAGAGAATTGACTTTTAGTCAAATTGTATAAGTAGATGGCAGGAGTGGTCGATGCTGCAGACTTAACTGTATTTGATAGAAGGACAGTGTGTTGGTGAATTCACAGTACACATTTCCCAGTTTCAAAGTACACTTGTATTAGTTTTACTTGatatatgtcttttttttaaattttgtttagGCTTCTAGATCctgtattataataatataaataatgttgtttttgtgtacatGGTTTGCATACATCTGAAATACAGTCTTTAAAACCACTGAATGGTTCTAATGATCTCAACTTTGAATGTGCAcacaatttaatgttttaagacaaaaaataaacaggTCACTCTCCGTCTAAtttctcattttttattttctgaacgTCCAAATCACACAAGCAGTCAGTCAGTGACATAtcaaaagaaaagatgaagcCTCACAAACACACTACATCATGTGATCAGGCAGcataaataaatctgaagtaCTTATTACTTTCTCCAaggaggttttgtgtttgtctgttaagctgctttcagacattcactgaactccTGAGATCCTCCGCAGTTTCTCCGGAGGACGTGTGTTCGAACGCAAATGTCCGCAGAAGTCGAGGTGAGCACACAGCGAGGGATCCCCGGCAGGTTGATGAAGCTTCTCACACGCGAAAGACGCcaaaatgaaaaagcagtgccatTCATGTAGAAGACACCATCAAAGAAGTCAAGAGAGTTTGCGGTGATAAGAACCAACGCTGGTGTTGATGcgcccccccctcacctgaaatGTTGGTGCAAATCGAAATCGAAATGTAGATCTAGTGggtttaaatgtgatttcatactggtgggccttggtggaggtatgcactctactgagggACATTCCAGTTCTCTACTCGGTTACATCACTTTTTCTTCATTTATGGGGAAATGTGAGTAATTCTGGGACTCcttttattcatatattcatatctTTCGTACGTGACATGGGTCTCAAATTCTGTTCATAATGGTGTTAAAGAATCTTCAGTtaaacttgttgaaacctgcagaaaccctcgTCTAGACACTGTCATCTAAACAAATCATTATGTCAAAGCTCTGACTAAAATTGTCATTGACAGACACAGAGCACAGAAACATCTCTGATCACGGCTGAAGCACTTTAAAGTTGTGCATGTGCGCGGCCAGTGGAAACACTAAGTGTGTATCAGGGGCCAACTCAACTGTGGGAGTCCCAACACCCATGAATAATTCAATCATTTGTGAGCGTGAGTGGAGGAGGATTCACTTTAGCTCATCGTTGTTTCATCATCagacacaagctgctttc harbors:
- the tnni3k gene encoding serine/threonine-protein kinase TNNI3K isoform X2 encodes the protein MGNYKSRPSQTCTDEWKKKVGESYSVIVEKLEDDLKLKDSELADLKLAFGSDEAFQKVNVSYRTEKGLSLLHLCCVCGGSKAHIRTLMLKGLRPSRLSRNGFTALHLAAYKDNAELLTALLHGGSDVQQLGYGALTALHVATLVGHHETADILLQHGAYVNVQDAVFFTPLHIACYNGHEQVAKLLLKFGADVDVSGEVGDRPLHLAAAKGFLSIIKLLMGEGSKANVNAQDNEDHIPLHFCARFGHHEIVSFLLQGNIDVQPHSVNIYGDTPLHLACYNGKFAAVKEIIQHSGTESLSKENIFSETVLHSACTYGKDLEMIKFLLSQNAMSINHQGRDGHTALHSACFHGHIRLVQFLLDSGADMNLVACDPSRSSGEKDEQTCLMWAYEKGHDAIVTLLKHYTRPDDSPCNEYSQPGGDGSYVSVPSPLGKIKSMTKEKAEVLLLRASLPSHFHLQLSELEFKEIIGSGSFGRVYRGKCRNKIVAIKRYRANTCCSKSDVDMFCREVSILCRLNHPCIIHFVGACLDDPSQFAIVTQYISGGSLFSLLHEQKRLIDLQSKLIIAIDVAKGMEYLHNLTQPIIHRDLNSHNILLYEDGHAVVADFGESRFLQSVKEDNMTKQPGNLRWMAPEVFTQCTRYSVKADMFSYALCLWELLTGEIPFAHLKPAAAAADMAYHHIRPPIGYSIPKPISALLMRGWNASPEDRPEFPEVVSSLEECLCNVELMSPASSNSSGSLSPSSSSDCLLGRGGPGRGHVAALRSRFELEYALNTRAYACWAQSEQRRASGGLSLEEMRRNMQFPPIDRNGYVSDPMSTMRFCSSYSSSGSFEDSN
- the tnni3k gene encoding serine/threonine-protein kinase TNNI3K isoform X1, yielding MEMFLSRYYVRCCVDEWKKKVGESYSVIVEKLEDDLKLKDSELADLKLAFGSDEAFQKVNVSYRTEKGLSLLHLCCVCGGSKAHIRTLMLKGLRPSRLSRNGFTALHLAAYKDNAELLTALLHGGSDVQQLGYGALTALHVATLVGHHETADILLQHGAYVNVQDAVFFTPLHIACYNGHEQVAKLLLKFGADVDVSGEVGDRPLHLAAAKGFLSIIKLLMGEGSKANVNAQDNEDHIPLHFCARFGHHEIVSFLLQGNIDVQPHSVNIYGDTPLHLACYNGKFAAVKEIIQHSGTESLSKENIFSETVLHSACTYGKDLEMIKFLLSQNAMSINHQGRDGHTALHSACFHGHIRLVQFLLDSGADMNLVACDPSRSSGEKDEQTCLMWAYEKGHDAIVTLLKHYTRPDDSPCNEYSQPGGDGSYVSVPSPLGKIKSMTKEKAEVLLLRASLPSHFHLQLSELEFKEIIGSGSFGRVYRGKCRNKIVAIKRYRANTCCSKSDVDMFCREVSILCRLNHPCIIHFVGACLDDPSQFAIVTQYISGGSLFSLLHEQKRLIDLQSKLIIAIDVAKGMEYLHNLTQPIIHRDLNSHNILLYEDGHAVVADFGESRFLQSVKEDNMTKQPGNLRWMAPEVFTQCTRYSVKADMFSYALCLWELLTGEIPFAHLKPAAAAADMAYHHIRPPIGYSIPKPISALLMRGWNASPEDRPEFPEVVSSLEECLCNVELMSPASSNSSGSLSPSSSSDCLLGRGGPGRGHVAALRSRFELEYALNTRAYACWAQSEQRRASGGLSLEEMRRNMQFPPIDRNGYVSDPMSTMRFCSSYSSSGSFEDSN